A window of Oryza glaberrima chromosome 2, OglaRS2, whole genome shotgun sequence genomic DNA:
cgtcgtcgtcgtcgcacaGCCGCGCGGGTCtacccggcggcgcgcggctcctggccgccgcggcgccgctgcaCTGCGCCGGGCGGTACTGGCCGCACGCCGCGCCTCGCTTCGTCCGGCGCCTCTCCGCCCCTGCCGTGTCCACGTCGCCCTCATCCGTGCCCAGTGGTAAGGGCTGCTTGCTTTTACCTGAACTCGTATAGTGGTATATGTATCAGAACGAGCTATACGGAGCTAGTCATGAGTGAAGTTTCTCTTGCTGTTTCCAGTAATTGCTAATAAACCCGCTTGGAAGTTGATAACTGATAGAATTTCCATTGAGATAATCATGAAAACTCGTGTCAGAATTCCACATTTTGCTTCAGCTTGTGAGTTTTCAATGGGATAGCTGAGAAGACAATGCTTGTGAAGAACGAAGCATTCAGAACGGCATCTCTTTGTTATTTGGAGTGACCCCGTGTGACGCTCTCACGCTCTTATTAGTCGCGTTTGAGAATGAATGTGTGATCTGTGTTCCTTCTGACATAAGCAGATACAGATGACGTCCATGAGTATGCTGCAAAGTTAGGGTTTGAGAAGGTATCTGAACAGAGCATAGATGAGTGCAAATCAACTGCTGTCCTTTACAAGCACAAGAAGACAGGCGCAGAAGTGATGTCTGTATCAAATGATGATGAGAATAAAGTGTTTGGCATTGTTTTCCGCACTCCACCGTAAGTGCATTTATTCCTTGTTTCTTTGGTTCTTTGCTTAAGATTATCATAAAGATTGAAGAAGATGTGCCTATCCATCAATAAGAaacgaaaagaaagaaatagttGCAGTTAAGCCTACtgcgatttttttaaaaaggagtaTATTCTTTCATTACCAGGAAAAATTCGACTGGAATACCTCACATCCTTGAACATAGTGTTCTCTGTGGATCAAGAAAGTACCCTTTAAAAGAGCCATTTGTTGAGCTCTTAAAGGGCAGTCTGCACACTTTCCTGAATGCGTTCACTTATCCAGATCGGACATGTTATCCAGTCGCTTCAACAAACGCTAAGGTGATAAAAAATTGCTAAAGTTATTTCTGCTGTGACTATTTATAGCATCATCACCCTTCATGTTGCTCTTCATGTTGTTGCCTTGCAGGACTTCTATAACTTGGTAGATGTATACCTTGATGCAGTCTTTTTCCCTAGATGTGTTGAGGACTTCCAAACATTTCAACAGGAAGGTTGGCATTATGAACTTGACAATCCTGAAGAGGAGATATCCTACAAAGGTTTGATTACTCATTCTATTCTAATGGAGTGAGCACTTTCAAAAGGTGTATGTACATAATCCGTTTAATATGTTAAATTTAGGTGTTGTCTTCAATGAGATGAAAGGAGTTTACTCTCAACCTGACAACCTAATGGGGCGTGTATCTCAACAGGTTAACTATTTCTTTCATTTCATCTGTAATTATGTATTTGTCATCTTATGCATGATATTTTTTCCCCAGGGATCACCCTGTTGGATAATGGATACCCTATCATGATCAATGCCTTTTCCCTGCAATCTATCTATTGCAAAATATGGAACTTACATATCTACATCCATGGTCCAGACTGTTTCATTTCGTCTTTTAGGTTCCATTATTCTGTCTATGCTTGTTTTAAGCTGATGCTTGAATACTCTTCTGTACTGTTCTTGGAAAATTGAAAAGGCGATTCTATATAGCTCCTTGTCATGATTCTAGCTGGCCGATTGCTAAAGTTAAAAAATGTTAGTTCGTAACATTTCTGAACTTTCTGCAGGCCCTTTTCCCTGAGAACACTTATGGTGTGGATAGCGGTGGAGACCCAAATGAAATCCCAAAGCTTACTTTTGAAGAATTCAAGGTTTTGTGAAACATATTAATCTCATCCCAAAATTTGGTGTTGCCATTGGTTTCTATAGTAAAAAATATGTACTAGGTCATGTGTTATTACCCTATACCTCTAATGTTAGATGTTTTTATCCTATACTCTTTTGCTCTCCCATATTTAGAAGTTTGGATGATTGTTAGTTTTTTATTGGAAACATAAAGAGAAATTACTGCATCATTGcatcatattattgcttgaagCCAATGCTTGATTAATTTGTTTTGCATTTAAATCCCTGCCTTTCTTTGTCTTATGTTCAGGAGTTCCACAGCAAGTATTATCATCCAAGTAATGCTAGGATCTGGTTCTATGGTGATGATGACCCAAAAGAACGCCTACGCGTTCTAAGTGGTAAGTCATCTATCTAACAATAGTTACCTGTGCTTATTCAACAGGTCATTTTCCAACCACCTTTTGGTGGTATGAAAAGTCTCAAGTTTTTCTTCCATGCTGTGTTCCTCTTCTGTAGAATATCTCGATCAGTTTGAAGCCAGCCCTGCTCCTAATGAATCTAAGATTTGGCCACAGAGGCTATTCAAAGAACCAGTGAGAATTGTTGAGAAGTATCCTGTTGGTCAGGAAGGGGATCTAAAGAAGAAATTTATGGTGTGTATTAATTGGCTGCTGTCAGAGCAGCCACTAGATGTAGAAACTGAGCTTACGCTTGGTTTCTTGGACCACCTTTTGTTGGGAACTCCTGCTTCACCCCTTAGAAGGATTCTTCTTGAAAGTGGTTTAGGGGATGCTATAGTAGGTGGTGGTGTTGAAGATGAGCTCCTTCAGCCACAATTCAGTATAGGTTTGAAAGGTGTATCTGAGGATAACATTAAAGAAGTTGAAGAGTTGGTAATGCAAACTTTGAAGAATCTGGCAGAGGAAGGGTTTGCACCAGAAGCAGTGGAGGCATCTATGAACACAATTGAATTCGCTCTTAGGGAGAACAACACAGGATCGTTCCCTCGAGGCTTGTCTCTGATGCTTCGTTCGATTGTACGAACTcatcactcttttttttttccattttgaaaTAAAAGTACAGATGTGTTTGGACATACTCATGATACTTTGTCACAAACATTTTCAGGGCAAATGGATATATGACATGGACCCTTTTGAGCCTCTGAAATATGAACGCCCATTGCAGCAGTTGAAAGCACGCATTGCAGCAGAGGGATCTAAAGCAGTATTTTCACCACTCTTGGAGAAATTTTTATTGAATAATGCGCATCGTGCCACAATTGAAATGCAGGTCTAAAGCACATCATATATTGTACATTAGGACATTTTTTGAAATGCACCAGATaaccttaaaattttaaacctcATTGTGCAGCCTGATCCAGAGAAGGCTTCACGTGATGAAGCAGCTGAGAAAGAGATTCTAAAGCAAGTAAAGGCTAGCATGACTCGAGAGGATCTTGCAGAATTGGCACGTGCCACAAAAGAGTTGAAGGATAAACAAGAAACTCCAGATCCCCCAGAAGCTCTAAAAGCTGTCCCTAGCCTGTCATTGCAAGATATCCCTAAAGAGCCTATTCATGTACCTATAGAGGTAATTCTTCAGCTTGCATTGTGCTCTATTTGGCCAATATGAGAATTTAGTAATTTACTGGCAAAGCTAACTTCTGGGAGTCATACCAAATAGTTCCTCATCGTGTGAGATAAGATTAATTGCCTGATTGGGCAAGAGATTAATTGGAAGTTActgtatgtttttattttcatttgttgTGGTTGCGACTTGCGAGAGCTATCTAATTGCACATTTTAAGGGAAGCTAACATCATGATACAATACATGTTGCAATTTTCCAGTTTATGAAACTGTAGAATAGAAC
This region includes:
- the LOC127762435 gene encoding presequence protease 1, chloroplastic/mitochondrial-like, whose amino-acid sequence is MERVALLRNSGRRLLHRCRRPRPVVQAAGPSAPYRPSSSSHSRAGLPGGARLLAAAAPLHCAGRYWPHAAPRFVRRLSAPAVSTSPSSVPSDTDDVHEYAAKLGFEKVSEQSIDECKSTAVLYKHKKTGAEVMSVSNDDENKVFGIVFRTPPKNSTGIPHILEHSVLCGSRKYPLKEPFVELLKGSLHTFLNAFTYPDRTCYPVASTNAKDFYNLVDVYLDAVFFPRCVEDFQTFQQEGWHYELDNPEEEISYKGVVFNEMKGVYSQPDNLMGRVSQQALFPENTYGVDSGGDPNEIPKLTFEEFKEFHSKYYHPSNARIWFYGDDDPKERLRVLSEYLDQFEASPAPNESKIWPQRLFKEPVRIVEKYPVGQEGDLKKKFMVCINWLLSEQPLDVETELTLGFLDHLLLGTPASPLRRILLESGLGDAIVGGGVEDELLQPQFSIGLKGVSEDNIKEVEELVMQTLKNLAEEGFAPEAVEASMNTIEFALRENNTGSFPRGLSLMLRSIGKWIYDMDPFEPLKYERPLQQLKARIAAEGSKAVFSPLLEKFLLNNAHRATIEMQPDPEKASRDEAAEKEILKQVKASMTREDLAELARATKELKDKQETPDPPEALKAVPSLSLQDIPKEPIHVPIEVGEINGVKVLQHDLFTNDVVYSEIVFDMSSLKKDHLQLLPLFCQSLLEMGTKDMDFVQLNQLIGRKTGGISVYPFTSSIRGKDDPLTRIVVRGKSMATRVEDLFNLIYCILQDVQFTEQQRFKQFVSQSKARMENRLRGSGHGIAAARMDAKLNAAGWIAEQMGGISYLEYLRDLETKIDQDWDKISSSLEEMRQSLFRKDGCLVNITSDWKNLEKSNKHIAKFLDSLPSTTSLGSDPWLSRLPSVNEAIVVPTQVNYVGKAGNLYQSGYQLNGSAYVISKHISNTWLWDRVRVSGGAYGGFCDFDTHSGVFSYLSYRDPNLLKTLEVYDETAKFLRELEMDDDCLTKAIIGTIGDVDSYQLPDAKGYSSLMRYLLGITEEERQQRREEILSTSLKDFKEFADAVETINDNGVVVAVASPEDVEAANKENPLFSDVKKCL